Proteins from one Oryza sativa Japonica Group chromosome 12, ASM3414082v1 genomic window:
- the LOC4351369 gene encoding NAC transcription factor 29, with translation MPSSGGAMPALPPGFRFHPTDEELIVHYLMNQAASIKCPVPIIAEVNIYKCNPWDLPGKALFGENEWYFFSPRDRKYPNGARPNRAAGSGYWKATGTDKSILSTPTSDNIGVKKALVFYKGKPPKGVKTDWIMHEYRLTGTSANNTTTTKQRRASSMTMRLDDWVLCRIHKKSNDFNSSDQHDQEPEGSTVDEQLEDIHDNNSSSQQPPAPPDMNNQQSDFQPMTAMSMSKSCSLTDLLNNLDCAALSQFLLDGSSDAIAELPAPPSPLIYPNQTLNYNINNNMPHAFESRLDHHDGYVNNYNVNGLRRKRMMACSATSFDDGSSSSSSDFLHVAKKPLLLPSDSRGSGFGGGYCNQQLSETATGFQFQNGNMLSHPFPLNQQLLLNNHLQMQ, from the exons AtgccgagcagcggcggcgccatgcCTGCCCTTCCACCAGGCTTCCGCTTCCACCCCACCGACGAGGAGCTCATCGTTCACTACCTCATGAACCAGGCCGCCTCCATCAAGTGCCCCGTGCCAATCATCGCCGAGGTCAACATCTACAAGTGCAACCCATGGGACCTTCCTG GTAAGGCGCTGTTCGGCGAGAACGAATGGTACTTCTTCAGCCCGAGGGACCGCAAGTACCCCAACGGCGCACGCCCCAACCGCGCCGCCGGCTCGGGGTACTGGAAGGCCACCGGCACCGACAAGTCCATCTTGTCAACTCCGACGAGCGACAACATCGGCGTCAAGAAGGCCCTAGTCTTCTACAAGGGCAAGCCCCCCAAGGGCGTCAAGACCGACTGGATCATGCACGAGTATCGCCTCACAGGCACATCAGCtaacaacaccaccaccacaaagCAGCGTAGAGCATCATCCATGACCATGAGG CTGGACGACTGGGTGCTGTGCAGAATCCACAAGAAGAGCAACGACTTCAATTCCTCTGACCAACACGACCAAGAACCCGAGGGATCAACCGTCGATGAACAGCTTGAAGACATCCATGACAACAACTCTTCCTCTCAACAACCTCCTGCTCCACCTGACATGAACAACCAACAGTCAGATTTCCAGCCCATGACGGCGATGAGCATGAGCAAGTCATGCTCCCTCACCGATCTCCTCAACAACCTCGACTGCGCCGCGCTCTCGCAGTTTCTCCTCGACGGCTCATCCGACGCCATCGCTGAGCTTCCTGCTCCTCCCAGCCCTCTAATATATCCAAACCAAACACTAAACTATAACATCAACAACAACATGCCACACGCCTTCGAGTCACGCCTAGATCATCACGATGGTTACGTTAACAATTATAATGTTAATGGCCTAAGGAGGAAGAGAATGATGGCGTGTAGTGCAACTTCTTTTGAtgatggcagcagcagcagcagcagtgactTTTTGCATGTTGCCAAGAAACCGCTGCTGCTGCCAAGTGATTCAAGGGGCAGTGGTTTTGGAGGAGGTTACTGCAACCAGCAGCTTTCAGAGACTGCGACTGGTTTTCAGTTTCAGAACGGCAATATGTTGAGCCATCCATTTCCTCTGAACCAGCAGCTACTGCTGAACAATCATCTGCAGATGCAGTAG
- the NAC077 gene encoding nAC domain-containing protein 77: MVESTTSLVKLEQDGGLFLPPGFRFHPTDAEVILSYLLQKLLNPSFTSLPIGEVDLNKCEPWDLPSKAKMGEKEWYFFSHKDMKYPTGMRTNRATKEGYWKATGKDREIFRQPAAVNTSSYGGSSNKKKQLVGMKKTLVFYMGRAPKGTKTNWVMHEFRLHANLHNHHPNLRLNPKDEWVVCKVFHKKQGDEAINNQQQQPQYAAVDQYSAETPNSGSSVVQAGDIDGGDDFFQLDDIIDPSIYFVSNSSNILSAPPNNNNAVYSVSASTTTTNTTAVSFQQQPNYYSLINKSSSSSSSNYSAPLQQHVSSWNITPGAGGAHGIGSSYYNLQQQQAAMVKALENVIAVPNFGTLLPSSNKLKGLSKSAMAGLTQQNPLGVPQYKIENYGDHYISRQ, translated from the exons atggTGGAGTCTACTACATCCCTTGTGAAATTAGAGCAAGATGGAGGCTTGTTCTTGCCTCCAGGCTTCAGGTTTCACCCGACGGACGCTGAGGTAATCTTAAGCTACCTCCTGCAGAAGTTGCTCAACCCTAGCTTCACCTCCTTGCCCATCGGCGAGGTCGACCTCAACAAGTGCGAGCCATGGGATCTTCCAA GCAAGGCGAAGATGGGGGAAAAAGAATGGTACTTCTTCAGCCACAAGGACATGAAATACCCAACTGGCATGCGAACCAACCGGGCCACCAAGGAGGGCTACTGGAAGGCCACCGGCAAGGACAGGGAGATCTTCAGGCAGCCTGCAGCTGTTAATACAAGCAGCTATGGAGGCAGCAGCAACAAGAAGAAGCAGCTGGTTGGGATGAAGAAGACGCTGGTGTTCTACATGGGGAGGGCTCCCAAGGGCACCAAGACCAACTGGGTGATGCACGAGTTCCGTCTCCACGCCAACCTCCACAACCACCACCCAAACCTTCGTCTGAATCCCAAGGACGAATGGGTTGTGTGCAAGGTCTTCCACAAGAAGCAGGGAGACGAAGCCATCAAcaaccagcagcagcaaccacaGTATGCAGCCGTGGATCAGTACTCTGCCGAAACCCCCAACAGCGGCAGCTCCGTCGTTCAAGCCGGCGacatcgacggcggcgatgacttCTTTCAGCTAGACGACATCATTGACCCCAGCATCTACTTCGTCAGCAACTCTTCCAACATCTTGTCGGCgccgcccaacaacaacaacgcgGTTTATTCCGTTTCTGCAAGTACGACGACGACTAATACTACTGCCGTTAGCTTCCAGCAGCAGCCAAACTACTACAGCTTGAtcaacaaaagcagcagcagcagcagcagcaactatAGTGCTCCTCTGCAGCAGCACGTCTCTTCTTGGAATATTACGCCTGGAGCTGGAGGAGCCCATGGAATTGGAAGCAGCTACTACaacttgcagcagcagcaggcagcaATGGTGAAAGCCCTAGAAAATGTCATTGCTGTCCCGAATTTTGGTACTCTACTGCCGAGCAGCAACAAGCTGAAGGGTTTATCGAAGTCGGCGATGGCTGGGCTTACGCAGCAGAATCCCCTTGGCGTGCCGCAGTACAAGATAGAGAATTATGGGGATCATTACATATCACGACAGTAA